TAAGTCTGCTACTAATTTATTGACTCCGGAgagatgagaggcttggttggcactaaagCGGTTTTGAACTATGGAGCGTGTGCCTATAGCGGACATCTTACCCAAATGCGCGGCAACAACCCAGAATAGATAAAGGatagaataaatgaattaCTGAGATCGAGATCGCTAATTCTCTTCAGAGACGTGCAGTCTTTAGTAGTACAGTTCTAACTCTTCCAAAACCCGCGAGGGACCATCaatagaaagcaaaaaagaaaacagaagtcAATGAAGGGAAAGGTTTTATTGTACGAAACTGCCTGACTGTAAGACTACGCATGTTCTTACTAAGATGCATTCAAGAAACCTTTGCGGGTTATTTGAATGTGtgcttgatcaccttgatcaccttgactcccgttgatcttcgaactggtcgagcgggcgccactaattcttccatttatcccaatcgcgtgccagagtagccagtagttcctcctttcgtgtgggacacgaagagcatcataattttctttgaaggacttcgtgaagaaatctgaccatcgggttggcggtcttcctgtactgcgcttaatatcgcgggaacctagtcgctcacggctctgatccaacggttgtcattaaagcgcatcacgtgtccggcccaccttattttactttccttggcaaacgcggcggcgtctctaatcttcgatcgttgacgtaggagagagcttcgaatcccgtccctcacttgcgtgaaacaggatactcctagcatcactctctcaattgcgcgttcagtgATGATcactgcgttttcttcctgcttgcgaaatgcccaggtttccgaagcataggtcaaagcaggaagtacggtggtgttgaagaggtgagtaCGGAGCCGGGtattcttggtcttcttcactacatccatgctcttgtacgcttcCCAAGCccctcgtctcctcctgccaaACTC
This is a stretch of genomic DNA from Necator americanus strain Aroian chromosome II, whole genome shotgun sequence. It encodes these proteins:
- a CDS encoding hypothetical protein (NECATOR_CHRII.G5350.T1), with the protein product MDVVKKTKNTRLRTHLFNTTVLPALTYASETWAFRKQEENAVIITERAIERVMLGVSCFTQVRDGIRSSLLRQRSKIRDAAAFAKESKIRWAGHVMRFNDNRWIRAVSD